The Phoenix dactylifera cultivar Barhee BC4 chromosome 17, palm_55x_up_171113_PBpolish2nd_filt_p, whole genome shotgun sequence genome contains a region encoding:
- the LOC103711829 gene encoding 3-ketoacyl-CoA synthase 12-like codes for MELLSLASAILLLCSLFLVWRVFDGRRNRNCYLLDYICFKASDSRMISTELSGDIIYRNENLGLPEYKFLLKVIVNSGIGEQTYGPKNIVDGRENSPTHEDGISEMDDCFNATLEELFRKSGFGPSDIDMLVVSVSMFSPGPSLASRIVQRYGMREDIKVFNLSGMGCSASLIAVQLVRDVFRVRKKMLAVVATSESISPNWYSGSDKSMMLGNCLFRSGGCTMLLTNDPALKRRAKMRLGCLVRTHIGASDDAHGCAMQKEDDVGRVGFHLSKSLPKAAARAFSDNLQTLAPQVLPVRELLLYIARGVRQMLNGGSKDPTAAARVNFKAGVEHFCLHPGGAAVIEGVGRSLGLTKYDLEPARMTLHRWGNTSASSLWYVLGYMEAKKRLRRSDRVLMISFGAGFKCNSCLWEVLRDLEDGGVWEDCIQSYPPQSLVNPFMERYGWINDG; via the coding sequence ATGGAGCTCTTGTCGCTGGCATCCGCCATCCTTCTCCTCTGCTCTTTATTCCTTGTATGGAGAGTCTTCGACGGGAGGAGGAACCGGAACTGCTACCTCCTCGACTACATCTGCTTCAAGGCGTCGGACAGCCGCATGATCTCCACCGAGCTCAGCGGCGACATCATCTACCGCAACGAGAACCTGGGCCTCCCCGAATACAAGTTCCTCCTCAAGGTCATCGTCAACTCCGGCATCGGCGAGCAGACCTACGGCCCGAAGAATATAGTCGACGGGCGCGAGAATTCGCCGACCCACGAGGACGGCATCTCCGAGATGGACGACTGCTTCAACGCCACGCTCGAGGAGCTCTTCCGCAAGTCAGGCTTCGGCCCGTCGGACATCGACATGCTCGTGGTCAGCGTCTCCATGTTCTCCCCCGGCCCCTCCCTCGCGTCGCGGATCGTGCAGCGGTACGGGATGCGGGAAGACATCAAGGTCTTCAACCTCTCCGGGATGGGGTGCAGCGCGAGCCTCATCGCAGTCCAGCTGGTCAGGGATGTCTTCAGGGTGCGCAAGAAGATGCTGGCCGTCGTGGCGACATCCGAGTCCATCAGTCCGAACTGGTACTCCGGCAGCGACAAGTCGATGATGCTGGGGAACTGCCTCTTCCGTTCCGGCGGCTGCACCATGCTTCTCACCAACGATCCCGCGCTGAAGCGCCGCGCGAAGATGCGCCTCGGGTGCCTCGTGCGCACCCACATCGGCGCCAGCGACGACGCCCACGGCTGCGCGATGCAGAAGGAGGACGACGTCGGGCGCGTCGGGTTCCACCTCAGCAAGAGCCTCCCGAAGGCGGCGGCGCGCGCCTTCTCGGACAACCTCCAAACGCTAGCTCCGCAGGTGCTCCCCGTGAGGGAGCTCCTCCTTTACATCGCCCGGGGTGTTCGGCAGATGCTGAACGGCGGCAGCAAGGACCCGACGGCGGCCGCGAGAGTGAACTTCAAGGCCGGGGTGGAGCACTTCTGCCTCCACCCCGGGGGGGCGGCGGTGATcgagggggtggggaggagtCTCGGGCTCACCAAGTATGACCTGGAGCCTGCGAGGATGACGCTGCACCGGTGGGGGAACACGTCGGCCAGCAGCCTGTGGTACGTGCTCGGTTACATGGAAGCCAAGAAGAGGCTGAGGAGGAGCGACAGGGTGCTGATGATAAGCTTCGGGGCGGGCTTCAAGTGCAACAGCTGCTTGTGGGAGGTGCTGAGAGACCTCGAGGATGGGGGCGTGTGGGAGGATTGCATCCAGAGCTACCCTCCTCAATCCTTAGTCAATCCCTTCATGGAGAGGTACGGCTGGATCAATGACGGCTGA